A portion of the Bacteroidota bacterium genome contains these proteins:
- a CDS encoding ABC transporter ATP-binding protein, translating to MSEVVIKVENVSKQYRLGQVSSKTLSGDLKRWWYKTRGKEDPFLKIGEVNDRTKSGLSEYVWALKDINFEVRQGEVLGIIGKNGAGKSTLLKLLSRVTTPTTGAMSIKGRLAALLEVGTGFHPELTGRENVFLNGAIMGMNKAEIKSKFDEIVDFAGVERYIDTPVKRYSSGMHVRLGFAVAAHLEPEILIVDEVLAVGDVEFQRKCLGKMKSVSGEGRTVLFVSHNMGAVKTLCSRGILLEDGVVKTEGTVDEIVNHYIQSNIVQSSNGRAIIDDNGITGTGEARIYFVELINELNEYSDIILFKESIKLNIHVDSKINLESLAVDIKILDKNANSLFYIQSIMSGYKLELKKGKNYFSVEIPNFLLPGVFYLSIGIHNSSTYMTIDQHEEVLRFVVDSAARDASNSYRSQWVHASSLIEGKWSMMNN from the coding sequence ATGAGTGAAGTAGTAATAAAAGTTGAAAATGTCTCCAAGCAGTATCGTTTGGGACAGGTTTCTTCCAAAACTCTTTCGGGAGATTTAAAGCGCTGGTGGTATAAGACCAGAGGTAAAGAAGACCCTTTTCTAAAAATTGGAGAGGTAAATGATAGGACTAAATCTGGACTATCAGAATATGTTTGGGCACTTAAAGATATTAATTTTGAAGTTAGACAAGGAGAAGTATTAGGAATTATTGGTAAAAATGGAGCAGGAAAGAGTACTTTATTAAAACTACTTTCAAGAGTTACAACTCCAACAACGGGAGCCATGAGTATAAAAGGGCGTCTTGCTGCATTATTAGAGGTTGGAACAGGTTTTCATCCAGAATTAACAGGAAGAGAGAATGTATTTTTAAATGGTGCAATAATGGGAATGAATAAAGCTGAGATTAAATCTAAATTTGATGAAATTGTTGATTTTGCCGGAGTTGAGAGATATATTGATACCCCGGTAAAAAGATACTCTTCAGGCATGCATGTTCGTTTAGGTTTTGCAGTTGCCGCACATTTAGAGCCGGAAATCCTTATTGTAGATGAAGTGCTGGCAGTTGGAGATGTGGAATTTCAGAGAAAATGTCTTGGCAAGATGAAATCAGTAAGTGGTGAGGGAAGAACCGTATTATTTGTGAGCCATAATATGGGGGCTGTCAAAACTTTATGTTCACGCGGAATATTATTAGAAGATGGAGTAGTAAAAACCGAAGGCACTGTCGATGAAATAGTAAATCACTATATTCAATCCAATATAGTACAAAGTTCAAATGGTCGTGCAATTATTGATGATAATGGAATAACAGGTACTGGTGAGGCCCGAATTTATTTTGTTGAACTAATCAATGAACTAAATGAATATTCTGATATTATTCTTTTTAAGGAGTCAATAAAATTGAATATTCATGTTGATTCTAAAATCAATCTGGAATCATTGGCTGTAGATATTAAAATACTTGATAAAAATGCTAATTCATTATTTTATATTCAAAGCATAATGAGCGGTTATAAACTAGAATTAAAAAAAGGAAAAAATTATTTTTCAGTTGAAATCCCTAACTTCTTGTTACCTGGGGTATTCTATCTCTCCATAGGAATACATAATTCATCAACTTATATGACTATAGATCAACATGAGGAAGTGTTGAGATTTGTAGTTGATAGTGCGGCAAGAGATGCATCAAATAGCTATAGGTCTCAATGGGTTCATGCTTCATCTCTTATAGAGGGTAAATGGTCAATGATGAACAATTAA
- a CDS encoding DegT/DnrJ/EryC1/StrS aminotransferase family protein — protein sequence MQNFIPITRPWITEGDIQAVTDVLRTGMLVQGAKVAELEYQVSKYLGTKEAVAVSSGTATLHLILKAYGISEGDEVIVPAFSFVATANVVELVGAKPVFVDINIETLNIDIARIEEKITDRTKAIIPVHEFGLASDAKALMQLCEKYNLLLIEDAACALGASLEQKKTGTLGNAASFSFHPRKAITSGEGGMIVTDDSDLAEKCRILRNHGIDSNKGKTGFVEAGFNYRMTDFQAALLLSQLPRLEEIMSAKDKIVERYLNEIVHPSIELPVIPKGYRHSWQSFHIIVNHLSQTEAVEKLRKSGIGANYGAQCIPEVDFYKNKYGFEPEKEFPNAHKAFHKGLVIPLYPQMTSEEITHVIQSINSL from the coding sequence ATGCAAAATTTTATTCCAATCACCAGACCTTGGATAACGGAAGGTGATATCCAAGCTGTTACAGATGTTCTTAGAACGGGAATGTTAGTTCAGGGAGCAAAAGTTGCTGAACTTGAATATCAAGTATCAAAATATTTGGGCACAAAAGAAGCTGTTGCAGTATCTAGTGGAACAGCTACTTTACACCTAATTCTAAAAGCTTATGGAATAAGCGAAGGTGATGAAGTTATTGTTCCGGCATTCTCTTTTGTTGCTACTGCCAATGTGGTTGAACTTGTTGGTGCAAAGCCTGTATTTGTAGATATAAATATAGAAACACTCAATATTGATATAGCTCGAATTGAGGAGAAAATAACGGATAGAACTAAAGCAATCATTCCGGTACATGAATTTGGATTGGCATCTGATGCGAAAGCATTGATGCAGTTATGTGAGAAGTATAATTTATTATTGATTGAAGATGCAGCTTGCGCTTTGGGAGCCAGTTTGGAGCAAAAGAAAACAGGCACTCTTGGTAATGCTGCTTCATTCTCTTTTCATCCTAGAAAGGCGATTACTTCGGGGGAAGGAGGTATGATAGTTACCGATGATAGCGACTTAGCAGAAAAGTGTAGAATACTAAGAAATCATGGAATTGATTCTAATAAGGGAAAGACCGGATTTGTAGAGGCTGGATTTAATTATAGAATGACAGATTTTCAAGCCGCATTATTGCTTTCTCAGCTACCACGCTTAGAGGAGATTATGAGCGCAAAAGACAAGATTGTAGAAAGATATTTGAATGAGATAGTGCATCCTTCCATTGAGTTGCCGGTTATTCCTAAAGGATATAGACATTCTTGGCAGTCTTTTCATATTATTGTTAATCATTTGAGCCAAACGGAAGCTGTAGAAAAATTGCGAAAGAGTGGTATTGGTGCTAATTATGGAGCACAATGTATTCCCGAAGTAGATTTCTATAAGAACAAATATGGTTTTGAACCGGAGAAAGAGTTTCCAAACGCTCACAAAGCGTTTCACAAAGGTTTAGTTATTCCATTGTACCCTCAAATGACTTCAGAAGAAATTACCCATGTTATTCAATCAATAAACAGTTTATAA
- a CDS encoding NAD-dependent epimerase/dehydratase family protein, whose translation MKNKKIFITGGAGFIANTLIRRLIHDNQITVYDNFHRDTLTESGYANHPNMKVIKGDVLDYPFLAESVKGHNIIVHAAGIAGIDTVIKDPVRTMRVNMIGTANILEAAHQVGGIERLIDFSTSEVFGSMAFRSSETDQTVAGTTGEARWTYAVSKLAGEHLTFAYYEKYNLPITTVRPFNVYGPGQTGEGALQIFIKKALNNETIYIDGDGNQIRAWCYVDDFVDCLFECLENEKAIGQSFNIGNARAVITILGLAQTVCRVLNSSSKIEFKPPLSADIALRIPSVEKAKEVLGFKAKVDLEEGILKTAQYFKEHRI comes from the coding sequence ATGAAAAATAAAAAAATATTTATTACTGGCGGTGCAGGCTTTATTGCCAATACGCTAATCAGAAGGTTGATTCACGATAATCAAATTACCGTTTATGATAATTTTCACAGAGACACTCTTACAGAGAGTGGGTATGCGAACCATCCCAATATGAAAGTTATCAAAGGGGATGTATTAGATTATCCATTTTTGGCTGAATCTGTAAAGGGACATAATATAATTGTTCATGCTGCAGGGATTGCGGGTATTGATACAGTTATCAAAGACCCTGTGAGAACTATGAGAGTTAATATGATTGGAACAGCTAATATATTGGAAGCTGCGCATCAAGTTGGAGGTATTGAGAGGTTAATAGATTTTTCTACCTCAGAAGTTTTTGGTTCTATGGCTTTCAGGTCGTCAGAAACTGATCAGACTGTTGCCGGCACAACAGGTGAGGCACGTTGGACTTATGCTGTTAGCAAATTGGCAGGAGAGCATTTAACTTTTGCATATTATGAAAAGTATAATTTGCCTATAACTACTGTAAGACCTTTTAATGTTTATGGACCGGGTCAAACTGGAGAAGGTGCTTTGCAGATTTTCATCAAAAAGGCACTCAATAATGAAACCATTTATATAGATGGAGATGGTAATCAAATAAGAGCATGGTGTTATGTAGATGATTTTGTGGACTGTCTATTTGAATGTTTGGAAAATGAAAAGGCAATTGGTCAGAGTTTTAATATTGGAAATGCACGTGCAGTGATAACGATTCTAGGACTAGCTCAGACCGTTTGCCGAGTATTAAATTCAAGTTCTAAAATTGAATTTAAGCCGCCACTTTCTGCGGATATTGCATTGAGAATACCGAGTGTAGAAAAGGCTAAAGAAGTTTTAGGGTTTAAGGCAAAAGTGGATTTGGAAGAAGGAATTCTGAAAACTGCGCAATACTTTAAAGAACATCGTATCTAA
- a CDS encoding ATP-grasp domain-containing protein: protein MKKIAVLGAGLYNIGVYKELKTGGFYTIAIDGNPKAPCFEFADESVVLNFSDKKQLLEYLSQNKVDAILPINDWGTVSAAYVSEKLGLVGINEASAILATDKGRMRDCWRENGLPNPKYFVFENEDELFAQIDKVGFPCVVKPTDSGGSGRGISVLKSKDDLDWAFEFAKPYARNGRFICEGFVEGTELTIETISKEGQVYVLAMSDKEKPELRTRVATSLNYPANLTEKQREIVEETVKKAVLALGIVVGMAHTEVIIKDENVYMVETGARGGGGHIYHTIIKAVSGKNAPVVCAQILTGSNPDLTSIQSNGAVYRFFNPPHGILKEVKGVEEAKMLNGVLDIGIIKKSGDEVGNLKNSLERAGFVVTSGKNRQEAVKLANQVESKIEFIIEHI, encoded by the coding sequence GTGAAAAAAATTGCTGTATTAGGAGCAGGGCTCTATAATATTGGAGTATATAAAGAACTCAAAACAGGAGGATTTTATACCATTGCTATCGATGGTAATCCTAAAGCTCCTTGTTTTGAATTTGCTGATGAATCAGTTGTTCTAAACTTTTCTGATAAAAAGCAACTTTTGGAGTATCTATCACAAAATAAAGTGGATGCCATACTGCCAATAAATGATTGGGGAACTGTTTCGGCAGCTTATGTCAGCGAGAAATTGGGACTTGTTGGGATAAATGAAGCAAGTGCTATTTTGGCAACTGATAAAGGACGAATGCGTGATTGCTGGAGAGAGAACGGATTGCCAAATCCAAAATATTTTGTTTTTGAAAATGAAGATGAACTTTTTGCTCAAATAGATAAAGTAGGATTTCCTTGTGTGGTGAAGCCCACAGACAGTGGTGGTTCAGGGAGAGGTATTTCTGTACTCAAAAGTAAGGATGATTTGGATTGGGCGTTCGAGTTTGCTAAGCCTTATGCAAGAAACGGGAGATTTATATGTGAGGGCTTTGTGGAAGGTACAGAACTAACTATAGAAACTATTTCTAAAGAAGGGCAGGTTTATGTTTTGGCAATGAGTGACAAAGAGAAACCGGAGCTTAGAACAAGAGTTGCAACGTCTTTAAATTACCCTGCAAATTTGACTGAAAAGCAAAGGGAGATTGTTGAAGAAACTGTCAAGAAAGCTGTTTTGGCTCTTGGGATTGTTGTTGGCATGGCACATACAGAGGTAATTATCAAGGATGAAAATGTTTATATGGTTGAAACAGGGGCGAGAGGAGGCGGAGGACATATTTATCATACTATTATTAAAGCAGTTTCAGGGAAAAATGCGCCTGTAGTTTGCGCGCAGATTCTTACCGGTTCAAATCCGGATTTAACTTCCATCCAAAGTAATGGAGCGGTGTACAGGTTTTTTAATCCTCCACATGGAATTCTTAAAGAAGTTAAGGGAGTGGAAGAAGCTAAAATGTTAAATGGAGTTTTGGATATTGGGATTATTAAGAAATCGGGAGATGAGGTAGGAAATCTTAAGAACTCTCTTGAAAGAGCAGGTTTTGTTGTAACATCCGGAAAAAACAGGCAGGAAGCAGTGAAACTTGCCAATCAAGTTGAAAGTAAAATTGAATTTATAATTGAACATATTTAA
- a CDS encoding phytanoyl-CoA dioxygenase family protein, with protein MREINRIKEELKYYGATNIGSILSQEQIEWYKMDLLQKKQDDIDRFGIETLNANFSLETVSDLGRFAGKYYDLISNTSLNEVVNQTLNDKAVIHSYNAIILASQGTRSEMVGHRFHRDMPWFPECRTSIIIMIPLVDYGVKNGATQFVPGSHLFRDMPSEEFMLKHAVTATGKAGEAFMIDSTTWHRAGDNQSGEQRPMIVIKYTLAPFKQQIEFYLSNNDIETAPDIVKQRLGWNVRVPHDYLENRVWEQSLRKFKSGQYDMSNTYLK; from the coding sequence ATGAGGGAAATCAATAGAATAAAAGAAGAGCTGAAATATTATGGAGCTACCAATATCGGCTCTATTCTAAGTCAGGAGCAAATAGAATGGTATAAAATGGATTTGCTACAAAAAAAGCAAGATGATATTGATCGATTTGGTATTGAAACATTGAATGCAAATTTTTCACTTGAGACGGTGTCAGATTTAGGTAGGTTTGCCGGGAAATACTATGATTTAATTTCTAATACTAGTTTAAACGAAGTTGTCAACCAAACCCTCAATGACAAGGCTGTAATACACTCCTATAATGCTATAATTTTAGCGAGTCAAGGAACCCGGAGTGAAATGGTTGGACATAGATTTCATAGAGACATGCCTTGGTTTCCGGAGTGTAGAACTAGTATAATTATTATGATTCCGTTAGTGGATTATGGGGTGAAGAATGGAGCAACTCAGTTTGTGCCAGGTTCACATTTATTCCGAGACATGCCAAGTGAAGAATTTATGCTTAAACACGCAGTTACCGCAACTGGAAAAGCAGGCGAAGCCTTTATGATAGATAGTACTACTTGGCATCGTGCTGGGGATAATCAAAGTGGAGAGCAAAGACCAATGATTGTTATAAAATATACTTTAGCTCCCTTTAAACAGCAAATTGAGTTTTATTTGAGTAATAATGACATTGAAACTGCTCCGGATATCGTGAAGCAAAGATTGGGCTGGAATGTTAGAGTTCCGCATGATTATCTTGAGAATAGAGTATGGGAACAGTCTTTAAGAAAGTTTAAAAGTGGGCAGTACGATATGTCAAATACGTATTTAAAATAA
- a CDS encoding DegT/DnrJ/EryC1/StrS family aminotransferase — MIPHSQPWVIEEDISYLSAIIKNKMLSKGTLSIQLEERLSAFLNKKYALMTGNGTQAQMLLLKVLGIGKGDEVIFPSYVCDKVLKGVLAVGATPVLCDIGENWVMNTETISDKISDKTKAIILVHIFGINAYNESLKSLGVPIIEDICQSFGKTIKGNVSGSNSDFAFTSFHGTKMIGAGEGGMLFMNNDSLYEQALKIKYQDGFFTSGTDLVSAFALAQFDRIDQNLRRRKEIAEKYNKTLPATLTKEMRNNDLDTTFFRYVLESTKDFNQIRNSFESKGIAVRKGVDTLIHRSLGLDNKYFLLTERKFQEAVSIPILPQMTEEEVDLVIEAVNELYIKQVL; from the coding sequence ATGATTCCTCACAGTCAGCCTTGGGTAATAGAAGAGGATATTTCCTATCTTTCAGCTATCATTAAAAATAAAATGCTTAGCAAAGGTACTTTATCCATTCAATTGGAGGAACGATTGTCCGCTTTTTTGAATAAGAAGTATGCCCTAATGACCGGCAATGGAACTCAAGCACAAATGCTTTTACTCAAAGTATTAGGCATTGGAAAAGGAGATGAAGTCATTTTCCCTTCTTATGTATGTGATAAAGTGCTAAAAGGTGTATTAGCTGTTGGGGCAACTCCGGTTTTGTGTGATATTGGAGAAAACTGGGTAATGAATACAGAAACAATATCAGATAAGATTTCTGATAAGACTAAAGCAATTATTTTGGTACATATTTTTGGAATAAATGCTTATAATGAATCATTAAAATCATTGGGTGTGCCAATTATAGAAGATATTTGTCAGAGTTTTGGCAAAACTATCAAAGGAAATGTGAGTGGGTCTAATTCTGATTTTGCATTTACCTCCTTTCATGGAACCAAAATGATTGGTGCAGGAGAAGGTGGAATGTTGTTTATGAATAATGATTCATTGTATGAACAGGCTTTGAAAATTAAATACCAAGATGGATTTTTTACATCAGGAACGGATTTGGTTTCAGCGTTTGCATTGGCTCAATTTGATAGAATAGACCAAAACTTAAGGAGGAGAAAAGAAATTGCAGAGAAATATAATAAAACGCTTCCAGCAACTTTGACAAAAGAAATGAGAAACAATGATTTAGATACTACTTTTTTTCGCTATGTGCTGGAATCAACTAAAGATTTTAACCAAATTAGAAACTCATTTGAATCTAAAGGAATTGCAGTCCGAAAAGGAGTTGATACTCTAATCCATAGAAGTTTGGGATTAGATAATAAATATTTTCTCCTGACAGAAAGGAAATTTCAAGAAGCAGTATCTATTCCCATTCTGCCACAAATGACAGAAGAAGAAGTAGATTTGGTAATAGAAGCAGTAAATGAATTATATATTAAGCAAGTCTTATGA
- a CDS encoding class I SAM-dependent methyltransferase: MSDNQRIIEKYNKRIDEHGISIQALAGGVESRRQIRFETLYQCGIEKGNSILDIGCGFGDFYDFLNKNLGKGNFKYCGVDINPRLIEHAQKIHKGATFLVADILNEEINGGFDYVVSSQAFNLKLYDIDNYSFVTKMLRKSYDIANKGVAIDFLTEYVDYKLDENEFFYYSPEKIFSIAKSITKRVVLKHDMPVFDFCIYLYKDFDGWNM; this comes from the coding sequence ATGAGCGACAATCAGCGTATAATTGAGAAATATAATAAGAGAATAGATGAGCATGGTATTTCTATTCAGGCTTTAGCAGGGGGAGTTGAGTCCCGAAGACAAATTAGATTTGAAACATTGTATCAATGTGGAATAGAGAAAGGTAATAGCATCTTAGATATAGGATGTGGATTTGGTGATTTTTATGACTTTTTAAATAAAAATCTTGGAAAAGGGAATTTTAAATATTGCGGGGTTGATATAAATCCACGATTAATTGAACATGCACAGAAAATACACAAAGGAGCAACCTTTCTTGTTGCAGATATACTAAATGAAGAAATAAACGGAGGATTTGACTATGTTGTTTCATCACAAGCATTTAATCTTAAACTATATGATATAGATAACTACTCTTTTGTAACGAAGATGTTGAGAAAAAGCTACGACATTGCTAACAAGGGCGTTGCAATTGATTTTCTGACAGAATATGTGGATTACAAACTTGATGAAAACGAGTTCTTTTATTATTCTCCTGAAAAAATCTTTTCTATTGCCAAAAGTATAACTAAAAGAGTGGTACTGAAACACGATATGCCTGTATTTGACTTCTGCATATACTTATACAAAGATTTTGATGGTTGGAATATGTAG
- a CDS encoding glycosyltransferase: MEKVVYLFTAQFPFIGSESFLETEIHYLSNAFDKIVIYPSRGFDKVQLPIPGNIEVRQFDLNRPVYLRKLVSGNLFLIAKAFITEFIKSPHRWKYVNQFKWNFNHLIGCINNAVFLKEELDKDIKANQETEFVCYSYWFNEWATILALSKVLGLKNELVTRAHGYDFDEQQQSRKYHPFRYFEIAKFRKVIQISKYGVNYMKQRFRDSNIVLSYLGVNDKGTNPINNEKEFQIISCSNFVALKRVDSISQILSHLNVPYHWTHYGIGKEMEDVISKVKSILPEQHYTFRGYVANKDLMEEYSQTPFDLFMNVSTLEGLPVSIMEAISFGIPVTGCDVCGLPEIVNEQTGILLEEYFDPKQVAQRIEIFLKEKSRDAQYRQGVKEFWRENFNAERNYAEFVEILKN, translated from the coding sequence GTGGAAAAAGTAGTTTACTTATTTACAGCCCAATTCCCATTTATAGGAAGTGAATCTTTTTTGGAAACAGAAATACATTATCTTTCAAATGCATTTGATAAAATTGTTATCTATCCATCACGCGGCTTTGACAAAGTGCAACTACCAATTCCTGGTAATATAGAAGTAAGACAGTTTGATTTAAACAGACCAGTATATTTGCGAAAGTTGGTTTCAGGAAATTTATTTCTAATTGCAAAAGCTTTCATAACTGAATTTATAAAATCTCCGCATAGATGGAAGTATGTTAATCAATTCAAGTGGAATTTTAATCATTTGATAGGATGTATAAACAATGCGGTTTTCCTAAAAGAAGAACTTGATAAAGATATAAAGGCGAACCAAGAAACTGAGTTTGTATGCTACTCATATTGGTTTAATGAGTGGGCTACAATATTGGCATTGTCTAAAGTACTCGGACTAAAGAATGAACTTGTTACAAGAGCCCATGGATACGACTTTGACGAACAGCAACAATCAAGAAAATATCATCCATTCAGGTATTTTGAAATTGCTAAGTTTAGAAAAGTGATTCAAATTTCTAAATATGGTGTGAACTACATGAAACAAAGGTTTCGAGATTCTAATATAGTTCTGTCTTATTTAGGTGTTAATGATAAAGGAACTAATCCGATAAATAATGAAAAGGAATTTCAGATAATTTCCTGTTCAAATTTTGTAGCATTAAAAAGAGTAGATTCAATATCTCAAATATTAAGTCATCTAAATGTACCATATCATTGGACACATTACGGAATAGGTAAGGAAATGGAAGATGTTATAAGCAAAGTAAAATCAATCCTGCCTGAACAACATTATACTTTTAGAGGCTATGTTGCTAATAAAGACCTGATGGAAGAATATAGCCAAACACCTTTTGACCTTTTTATGAATGTCAGTACTTTAGAGGGTTTGCCGGTTAGTATTATGGAAGCGATTAGCTTTGGCATTCCGGTAACAGGTTGTGATGTATGTGGACTTCCGGAAATAGTAAATGAACAAACGGGAATACTTTTGGAAGAGTATTTTGACCCAAAGCAAGTTGCTCAAAGAATAGAGATTTTCTTAAAAGAAAAGTCCCGTGATGCACAATATAGACAAGGAGTTAAAGAATTCTGGAGAGAGAATTTTAACGCAGAAAGGAACTATGCTGAGTTTGTTGAGATATTAAAAAACTGA
- a CDS encoding pyridoxal phosphate-dependent aminotransferase produces the protein MNKSLSEIAIHSEQAISIKFNTMVYELQRAGKDVLVLSLGEAFFDIPLFSFDPLPFPTIYHYSNSRGIPELRRKLSEFFLKNYDIPIDYEKEILITAGSKAAVHFAFMAVLNPGDEVIVPEPYWVSYPEQVKLCYGIPVAVPHNESVYDFEKYITDKTKVIVINNPHNPTGYVYTEKEIKHLLALAEKYDLYIFSDEAYSEFVNDNTFISPGKLDREKKHTVVFNSISKNYGISGWRMGYVIANENLIDAILKINQHLITCPATILQYYVEHYFYDILEHTNPQIKAVVQKRKDVATYMQKIGLNPIEGSSTFYFFVSISPSKLNSVDFCTKLLQEEYIAVVPGIGYGESCDKFIRVSIGVAPMDEIKRGLLKIKELIDKTK, from the coding sequence ATGAATAAATCACTTTCAGAAATAGCAATTCATTCAGAACAAGCTATTTCAATCAAGTTTAACACAATGGTATATGAGCTTCAACGAGCAGGTAAGGATGTTTTAGTTCTTAGTCTGGGAGAAGCCTTTTTTGATATCCCATTATTTTCATTTGACCCACTCCCGTTTCCTACTATATATCACTACTCTAATTCTCGAGGAATTCCTGAGTTAAGGAGGAAACTATCTGAGTTCTTTTTAAAGAATTATGATATCCCTATTGATTATGAAAAAGAGATTTTGATTACAGCCGGCTCTAAGGCGGCAGTTCATTTCGCTTTTATGGCGGTTTTAAACCCCGGAGATGAAGTAATCGTTCCGGAACCATATTGGGTTAGTTATCCGGAGCAAGTAAAATTATGCTATGGCATTCCTGTGGCGGTACCTCATAATGAATCAGTATATGATTTTGAAAAATATATTACAGATAAAACCAAGGTCATAGTCATTAATAACCCTCATAATCCTACAGGATATGTTTATACAGAGAAAGAAATAAAACATTTACTTGCTTTGGCTGAAAAGTATGATTTGTATATATTCAGTGATGAGGCATATAGTGAATTTGTAAATGATAATACGTTCATTTCTCCCGGTAAATTAGATAGAGAAAAAAAGCACACTGTTGTGTTCAATTCTATATCTAAAAATTATGGAATTTCAGGTTGGAGAATGGGTTATGTAATTGCAAATGAAAATCTAATTGATGCAATTTTAAAGATAAATCAACATTTAATAACTTGCCCTGCAACAATTTTACAGTATTATGTTGAACATTACTTTTATGACATTTTAGAACATACAAATCCTCAAATAAAAGCAGTTGTACAAAAGAGAAAAGATGTGGCGACTTATATGCAAAAAATTGGCTTAAACCCAATAGAAGGCTCCTCAACTTTCTATTTCTTTGTTTCAATTTCTCCATCTAAATTAAATTCTGTGGATTTTTGCACTAAACTGTTGCAGGAAGAATATATTGCAGTGGTTCCCGGTATAGGTTATGGAGAAAGTTGTGATAAATTCATACGTGTTTCTATTGGAGTAGCTCCAATGGATGAAATCAAAAGAGGTTTGTTGAAAATTAAGGAGTTAATTGATAAAACTAAATAA
- a CDS encoding GIY-YIG nuclease family protein: MKGYTYILQCADGSYYTGSTKDLDIRIAQHQSGEGANYTAKHLPVKLVYFEEYGRIDEAFYREKQIQGWSRKKKEALIAGLTEELKELAECINETHSKNYKKE, encoded by the coding sequence ATGAAAGGCTATACCTACATTCTACAATGTGCGGACGGCAGTTATTACACAGGCAGTACAAAGGATTTGGACATACGTATTGCTCAACATCAGTCTGGTGAAGGAGCAAACTATACAGCTAAACATTTGCCTGTCAAGTTGGTATATTTTGAAGAATATGGAAGAATTGATGAAGCTTTCTATAGAGAAAAGCAAATTCAAGGTTGGAGTAGAAAGAAAAAAGAGGCTTTAATTGCAGGTCTAACAGAAGAATTAAAGGAGCTTGCAGAGTGTATTAACGAAACACATTCCAAGAATTATAAAAAGGAATAA